In the Chryseobacterium sp. MYb264 genome, one interval contains:
- a CDS encoding NAD(P)/FAD-dependent oxidoreductase, with amino-acid sequence MSKEFVDVLVIGAGPSGCVSSSYLKKNNVSVKVVEKTKFPRLVVGESLIPRVMDHFYEAGLFPALDKMGFEKKLGARFLRGDEVCIFDFSNKFGEGWDWTWQVPRADFDNVLAQEVINKGIDLEFETEVIGIEFNGTDSITTVKNKDGETKEIHAKFVIDSSGYGRVLPRLLDLEKPSKLSPHSAIFSHVEDINREEGVEGTLISFDIIETEVWLWVIPFSNGNTSLGIVGPTDYIEKLIENGDTAAALRKAISLSDYYVKRFGDVEFLFEPKHLKDYSCSVKQLYGDGYALTGNASEFLDPVFSSGMAFATEGGMTAAKLALRQLNGEKVDWQKEFTEYILYGVDVFTTYVKEWYTGNLQELFFHQPENPDVKRKICAVLAGYVWDKKNTFVRIHDTAIKNLAEFIKLEKEQQKQL; translated from the coding sequence ATGAGCAAAGAATTTGTTGACGTGCTTGTAATCGGTGCAGGACCTTCAGGTTGCGTATCTTCTTCATACTTAAAGAAGAACAACGTCAGCGTAAAAGTTGTTGAAAAAACAAAATTTCCAAGATTGGTTGTAGGCGAAAGTTTAATACCAAGAGTTATGGATCATTTTTATGAAGCCGGATTGTTTCCTGCTTTAGATAAAATGGGCTTTGAGAAAAAATTGGGAGCGCGTTTCCTTCGTGGTGACGAGGTTTGTATTTTTGATTTTAGTAATAAATTCGGAGAAGGCTGGGACTGGACTTGGCAGGTTCCGAGAGCTGATTTTGACAACGTTTTGGCTCAGGAAGTCATCAATAAAGGAATTGATCTTGAATTTGAAACTGAAGTAATCGGGATTGAATTCAACGGAACAGATTCTATCACCACCGTGAAAAATAAAGATGGTGAAACAAAGGAAATCCATGCTAAATTCGTGATCGATTCCAGTGGTTACGGAAGAGTTTTACCGAGACTTTTAGATTTAGAAAAACCTTCGAAACTATCTCCGCATTCTGCGATTTTCTCTCATGTTGAAGACATCAACAGAGAAGAAGGTGTAGAAGGAACTTTGATCTCTTTTGATATTATTGAAACTGAAGTCTGGCTTTGGGTAATCCCTTTCTCAAACGGAAATACCAGTTTGGGAATTGTAGGGCCTACGGATTATATTGAAAAATTAATTGAAAACGGCGATACTGCAGCAGCTTTAAGAAAAGCAATTTCTCTATCTGATTATTATGTGAAACGTTTCGGAGATGTAGAATTTCTTTTTGAACCGAAACATTTGAAAGATTATTCTTGCTCGGTAAAACAATTGTACGGCGATGGATATGCATTAACAGGAAATGCTTCAGAATTCCTGGATCCTGTTTTTTCATCAGGAATGGCTTTCGCTACTGAAGGTGGAATGACTGCCGCAAAACTGGCTTTAAGACAATTAAACGGAGAAAAAGTTGACTGGCAAAAAGAATTTACAGAGTATATTTTATATGGTGTTGATGTTTTCACCACTTATGTAAAAGAATGGTACACGGGAAATCTTCAGGAATTATTCTTCCACCAACCCGAAAATCCGGATGTAAAAAGAAAAATTTGTGCTGTTTTAGCAGGATACGTTTGGGATAAGAAAAATACGTTTGTGAGGATACATGATACGGCGATAAAAAACCTTGCCGAGTTTATTAAACTGGAAAAAGAACAACAAAAGCAATTATAA
- a CDS encoding HAL/PAL/TAL family ammonia-lyase: MKINNFLELNDFKKIIIENEKIELDETLIDRVDKSFQFLKEFSKNKVIYGVNTGFGPMAQFKISDEDTHQLQYNLIRSHSSGIGNPLPADEVKACMLARLNTLSLGNSGVHQSVIYLLQELINRDITPLIFEHGGVGASGDLVQLAHLALVLIGEGEVFYQGERKSTKEVFEIEGLEPIQVEIREGLALMNGTSVMSGIGVVNAHKANQLTDISIKLSCAINEIVQAYDDHLSEALNGTKLHEGQQKVAARMREHLSDSKLIRKRADHLYTHFEEQEKVFKEKVQEYYSLRCVPQILGPVLDTLEYTEKVLENEINSANDNPIINVEDQHVYHGGNFHGDYISLEMDKLKIVVTKLTMLAERQLNYLLNAKINEILPPFVNLGKLGFNFGMQGVQFTATSTTAESQMLSNPMYVHSIPNNNDNQDIVSMGTNAAVICRKVIENAFEVLTIESITIVQAIEYLGFQDQVSSSTKELYDEIRKIIPAFSNDMVMYPYLEEVKKYLKAM, encoded by the coding sequence ATGAAAATAAATAACTTTTTAGAACTGAACGACTTCAAAAAAATCATCATAGAGAATGAAAAGATAGAACTGGATGAAACACTTATTGACAGAGTGGATAAAAGTTTTCAGTTTCTAAAGGAATTTTCAAAGAATAAAGTAATATATGGTGTGAATACGGGCTTCGGGCCGATGGCGCAGTTTAAAATCAGCGATGAAGATACACACCAGCTTCAATATAACCTAATCAGGAGTCACTCTTCGGGAATCGGAAATCCGCTTCCTGCAGATGAGGTAAAAGCTTGTATGCTGGCAAGGCTGAACACATTATCTCTTGGCAATTCAGGAGTTCATCAATCGGTTATTTATTTACTTCAGGAATTAATCAACAGAGATATTACACCATTGATTTTTGAGCATGGTGGAGTGGGTGCAAGTGGTGATTTGGTTCAGTTGGCTCATTTAGCTTTGGTTTTAATCGGAGAAGGTGAAGTTTTTTATCAAGGAGAAAGAAAATCAACAAAAGAAGTTTTTGAAATTGAAGGTTTAGAGCCTATTCAGGTGGAAATTCGTGAAGGGTTAGCATTAATGAACGGAACTTCTGTAATGTCCGGAATTGGTGTTGTGAATGCGCATAAAGCGAATCAACTGACAGATATCTCCATTAAACTATCTTGTGCAATCAACGAAATTGTTCAGGCTTATGACGATCATTTATCTGAAGCATTGAACGGAACAAAACTTCACGAAGGTCAGCAGAAAGTAGCGGCAAGAATGCGTGAACATTTGTCAGACAGTAAATTAATCAGAAAAAGAGCAGATCATTTATATACCCACTTTGAAGAGCAGGAAAAAGTATTCAAAGAAAAAGTTCAGGAATATTATTCATTACGATGTGTTCCGCAGATTTTAGGACCTGTTTTGGATACTTTGGAATACACTGAAAAAGTTCTTGAAAACGAAATTAATTCAGCAAATGACAATCCAATCATCAACGTTGAAGATCAACACGTTTACCACGGAGGAAACTTCCACGGAGATTATATTTCTTTGGAAATGGACAAGTTGAAAATAGTTGTTACGAAACTGACGATGTTGGCAGAAAGACAATTAAACTATCTTTTGAATGCTAAAATCAACGAAATTTTGCCTCCTTTTGTAAATTTAGGTAAATTAGGGTTTAATTTCGGGATGCAGGGCGTGCAGTTTACGGCGACTTCTACAACGGCGGAAAGCCAAATGTTGTCGAATCCGATGTATGTTCACAGTATTCCGAATAATAATGATAATCAGGATATTGTGAGTATGGGAACCAATGCTGCGGTAATCTGCAGAAAAGTAATTGAAAATGCTTTCGAAGTATTGACGATTGAATCCATCACGATTGTTCAGGCGATTGAATATCTAGGTTTTCAGGATCAGGTTTCATCTTCAACAAAAGAGTTGTATGATGAAATAAGAAAGATCATTCCTGCGTTCTCAAATGATATGGTGATGTATCCGTATCTTGAGGAAGTAAAGAAATATTTAAAAGCAATGTAA